The following are encoded in a window of Magnetospirillum sp. WYHS-4 genomic DNA:
- the murG gene encoding undecaprenyldiphospho-muramoylpentapeptide beta-N-acetylglucosaminyltransferase, with amino-acid sequence MTAPLIVLAAGGTGGHVFPAEALAVELLGRGCRLALVTDRRGGAYGGALGSLETHRIQAGGLAGKSLLARLRAVPELLIGTFQARALLARLMPSVVVGFGGYASVPTMMAAALSGVATALHEQNAVLGRANRLLAHRVKRIATSFEAVDAVPPEARDRLVHTGMPVRPAIAAVRERPYPELSSDGPVDLLVLGGSQGARVLSDVLPAAVGLLPEGLRHRLSIVQQCRPEDLERTAAAYADRGLTPTLSAFFDDVPERLAACHLLIGRAGASTVAEATAVGRPSILVPYPHAIDDHQSANAHAVDEAGAGWLMQQDSFTPETLAARLQALLAQPAILAKAAACAHAAGRPDAAARLGDLVLDLLPAHERNAA; translated from the coding sequence GTGACCGCCCCCCTTATCGTCCTGGCGGCCGGCGGAACCGGCGGCCACGTCTTCCCGGCCGAGGCCCTGGCCGTCGAACTGTTGGGACGCGGCTGCCGCCTGGCCCTGGTCACCGACCGCCGGGGTGGCGCCTACGGCGGCGCCTTGGGCAGCCTGGAGACCCACCGCATCCAGGCCGGCGGCCTGGCGGGCAAGAGCCTGCTGGCCCGCCTGCGCGCCGTTCCCGAACTCCTGATCGGCACCTTCCAGGCGCGCGCCTTGCTGGCCCGCCTGATGCCCAGCGTGGTGGTCGGCTTCGGCGGCTACGCCTCGGTGCCCACCATGATGGCCGCCGCCCTGTCCGGCGTGGCGACGGCGCTCCACGAACAGAATGCGGTTCTAGGCCGCGCCAATCGGCTGCTGGCCCACCGGGTCAAGCGTATCGCGACCTCCTTCGAGGCCGTCGATGCGGTTCCGCCCGAGGCCCGCGACCGTCTGGTCCATACCGGCATGCCGGTGCGTCCGGCCATCGCCGCGGTGCGCGAGCGGCCCTATCCCGAGCTTTCGTCCGATGGTCCGGTCGACCTTTTGGTCCTAGGCGGCAGCCAGGGCGCCCGCGTGCTGAGCGACGTCCTGCCCGCCGCCGTGGGCCTGCTGCCCGAAGGCCTGCGCCACCGCCTGTCCATCGTCCAGCAATGCCGCCCCGAGGATCTGGAACGGACCGCCGCCGCCTATGCCGACCGCGGCCTGACGCCGACGCTTTCGGCCTTCTTCGACGACGTTCCCGAACGCTTGGCTGCCTGCCACTTGTTGATCGGCCGGGCCGGCGCCTCGACGGTGGCCGAGGCGACCGCCGTCGGCCGGCCGTCCATCCTGGTGCCCTATCCCCATGCCATCGACGACCACCAGTCGGCCAACGCCCACGCGGTGGACGAAGCCGGCGCCGGCTGGCTGATGCAGCAGGATTCCTTCACCCCCGAGACCCTGGCGGCCCGCCTGCAGGCCCTGCTCGCCCAGCCGGCGATCCTGGCCAAGGCGGCCGCCTGCGCCCATGCCGCCGGCCGGCCCGACGCCGCCGCGCGCTTGGGCGATCTGGTGCTCGACCTGCTGCCCGCCCACGAAAGGAACGCCGCATGA
- the murC gene encoding UDP-N-acetylmuramate--L-alanine ligase has translation MRALPLNIGTIHFVGIGGIGMSGIAEVLHNLGYAVQGTDIADNANVKRLGGMGIKVMVGHGAENLGEARVVVTSSAVKRDNPEVLEARKRMIPVVRRAEMLGELMRLKWSVAVAGTHGKTTTTSLVASLLDAAGLDPTVINGGIINAWGTNARLGSGEWLVAEADESDGTFLKLPATIAVVTNIDPEHLDHYGSFDKVRAAFASFVEGIPFYGFAALCIDHPEVQAMIPKVLDRKIVTYGFSPQADVRAVNPETEATRVRFDVVVTDRKTGAQRTIDNVVLPMVGAHNIQNALAAIAIAAEMGIEDAIIRRGFSGFEGVKRRFTRTGEVDGITVIDDYGHHPVEIGAVLKAARTAARGKVIAVVQPHRFTRLRDLFEDFCTCFNDADTVIVAPVYPAGEEPIPGIDRDSLIEGLTNHGHRSVMALANPEELANLVNGLAAAGDMVVCLGAGSISQWANALPTDLDKLRHGGRA, from the coding sequence ATGAGAGCCCTGCCCTTGAACATCGGCACCATCCACTTCGTCGGCATCGGCGGCATCGGCATGAGCGGCATCGCCGAAGTCCTGCACAATCTCGGCTATGCGGTCCAAGGCACGGACATCGCCGACAACGCCAACGTCAAGCGCCTAGGCGGCATGGGTATCAAGGTCATGGTCGGCCATGGGGCCGAGAACCTGGGCGAGGCCCGCGTGGTGGTCACCTCGTCCGCGGTCAAGCGCGACAACCCCGAGGTCCTCGAAGCCCGCAAGCGCATGATCCCCGTGGTTCGCCGGGCCGAGATGCTGGGTGAGCTGATGCGTCTCAAATGGTCGGTAGCGGTCGCCGGCACCCACGGCAAGACCACCACCACCTCGCTGGTGGCTTCCCTGCTGGACGCCGCCGGACTCGATCCCACCGTCATCAACGGCGGCATCATCAACGCCTGGGGCACCAACGCCCGCCTGGGCAGCGGCGAGTGGCTGGTCGCCGAGGCCGACGAATCGGACGGCACCTTCCTCAAGCTGCCCGCCACCATCGCCGTGGTCACCAACATCGACCCGGAGCATCTGGACCACTACGGCTCCTTCGACAAGGTGCGGGCCGCCTTCGCCTCCTTCGTCGAAGGCATCCCGTTCTACGGTTTCGCCGCGCTCTGCATCGACCATCCGGAAGTCCAGGCGATGATCCCGAAGGTCCTGGACCGCAAGATCGTCACCTACGGCTTCAGCCCGCAGGCCGACGTGCGGGCCGTCAACCCCGAGACCGAAGCCACCCGCGTGCGCTTCGACGTGGTGGTCACCGACCGCAAGACCGGCGCGCAGCGGACCATCGACAACGTGGTGCTGCCCATGGTGGGCGCCCACAACATCCAGAACGCCCTGGCCGCCATCGCCATCGCCGCCGAGATGGGCATCGAGGACGCCATCATCCGCCGCGGCTTTTCCGGCTTCGAAGGCGTCAAGCGCCGCTTCACCCGCACCGGCGAGGTGGACGGCATCACGGTGATCGACGACTACGGCCACCATCCGGTGGAGATCGGCGCGGTACTGAAGGCCGCCCGCACGGCGGCGCGCGGCAAGGTGATCGCCGTGGTGCAGCCGCACCGCTTCACGCGGCTCCGCGATCTGTTCGAGGATTTCTGCACCTGTTTCAACGACGCCGACACGGTGATCGTCGCCCCGGTCTACCCGGCGGGCGAGGAGCCCATCCCCGGCATCGACCGCGACTCCCTGATCGAGGGCCTCACCAACCACGGGCACCGCTCGGTGATGGCGCTCGCCAATCCGGAGGAACTCGCCAACCTGGTCAACGGCTTGGCGGCGGCGGGCGATATGGTGGTCTGCCTGGGCGCCGGCAGCATCTCCCAATGGGCCAACGCCCTGCCCACCGACCTGGACAAGCTGCGTCACGGAGGAAGGGCATGA
- the murB gene encoding UDP-N-acetylmuramate dehydrogenase encodes MMAAAQLHASALIGRLPPVRGRYTAEAPLSKVTWFRVGGPAEVLFKPADAEDLASFLAARPAEVPVTVIGVGSNLLVRDGGVPGVTIRLGRDFAFVETEGTVIRAGAAALDLNVALAARGASIAGLEFLSGIPGTLGGALRMNAGAYGREMKDVTVSARALDPQGGLHDLSSADLGFSYRRCAVSADWLFVSAVLKGEPGNETDIARRMAEIRAAREATQPTREPTGGSTFANPPGHKAWELIDKAGCRGLVRGGAKVSEKHCNFLINTGTATAADLEGLGEEVRRRVLETSGVTLEWEIRRIGLPKETQP; translated from the coding sequence ATGATGGCCGCAGCCCAACTCCACGCTTCGGCGCTGATCGGCCGGCTGCCGCCGGTCAGGGGCCGCTATACGGCCGAGGCCCCCTTGTCCAAGGTCACCTGGTTCCGCGTCGGCGGACCGGCCGAGGTGCTGTTCAAGCCGGCCGACGCCGAGGACTTGGCGAGCTTCCTCGCGGCCAGGCCGGCCGAAGTGCCGGTGACCGTGATCGGTGTGGGCTCCAACCTGCTGGTACGCGACGGTGGCGTTCCCGGCGTGACCATCCGCCTGGGCCGGGATTTCGCCTTCGTCGAGACCGAAGGCACCGTCATCCGCGCCGGGGCCGCCGCACTCGACCTCAACGTCGCGCTGGCGGCACGCGGCGCCTCCATCGCCGGCCTCGAGTTCCTGTCGGGCATCCCCGGCACCCTGGGCGGCGCCTTGCGCATGAACGCCGGCGCCTACGGCCGCGAGATGAAGGACGTGACGGTTTCCGCCCGCGCCCTCGATCCCCAGGGCGGGCTGCATGACCTGTCCTCGGCCGACCTGGGATTTTCCTATCGCCGCTGCGCCGTGTCCGCCGACTGGCTGTTCGTGTCGGCCGTTCTCAAGGGCGAGCCCGGCAACGAAACCGACATCGCCCGGCGCATGGCCGAAATCCGCGCCGCCCGCGAAGCCACCCAGCCGACCCGCGAGCCCACCGGCGGCAGCACCTTCGCCAATCCGCCCGGCCACAAGGCCTGGGAACTGATCGACAAGGCCGGCTGCCGCGGCTTGGTCCGGGGCGGCGCCAAGGTATCCGAGAAGCACTGCAACTTCCTGATCAACACCGGTACCGCCACCGCGGCCGACCTGGAAGGGTTGGGCGAGGAGGTGCGGCGCCGCGTCCTGGAGACCTCCGGCGTGACGCTGGAGTGGGAAATCCGCCGCATCGGGCTGCCGAAGGAGACCCAGCCATGA
- a CDS encoding D-alanine--D-alanine ligase: MTKNVAVLMGGWSAEREVSLVSGASVANALKEAGYKVTAIDVQRDMGALLTRLFPRPDAVFNALHGRFGEDGCVQGLLDILGIPYTHSGLLASALAMNKPMAKHLFAAAGIPVAEHRIVSQAEIMAGDVLPRPYVIKPFNEGSSVGVHIVREGDSEPPYHDTGWPHGDKVMAERYIPGREFTVAVMGDRPLAVTEIRTHRGFYDYDAKYAAGGSVHEIPAKVEPEIEEETKRLAVLAHQTLGCRGVSRADFRYDGDKIYILEVNTQPGMTPTSLVPEQARHVGIAFPELVSWMVERAECDA, from the coding sequence ATGACCAAAAACGTCGCGGTCCTCATGGGCGGCTGGTCCGCCGAACGGGAAGTCTCCCTGGTCTCGGGCGCCTCGGTCGCCAACGCCCTGAAGGAGGCCGGCTACAAGGTCACCGCCATCGACGTGCAACGCGACATGGGGGCCCTGCTGACGCGCCTGTTCCCCCGGCCAGACGCGGTATTCAACGCCCTGCACGGCCGCTTCGGCGAAGACGGCTGCGTCCAGGGGCTGCTGGACATCCTGGGCATTCCCTATACGCATTCGGGCCTGCTGGCCTCGGCGCTGGCCATGAACAAGCCGATGGCCAAGCACCTGTTCGCCGCCGCCGGCATCCCGGTGGCCGAACACCGCATCGTGTCCCAGGCCGAGATCATGGCCGGCGACGTGCTACCCCGGCCCTACGTCATCAAGCCCTTCAACGAGGGCTCCAGCGTCGGCGTGCATATCGTGCGGGAAGGCGACAGCGAGCCCCCTTACCACGACACCGGCTGGCCGCACGGCGACAAGGTGATGGCCGAACGCTACATTCCGGGCCGCGAATTCACGGTGGCGGTAATGGGCGACCGGCCCCTGGCGGTCACCGAGATCCGCACCCACCGCGGTTTCTACGACTACGACGCGAAGTACGCGGCGGGCGGCTCCGTCCACGAAATTCCGGCCAAGGTGGAGCCGGAGATCGAGGAAGAGACCAAGCGCCTCGCCGTCCTCGCCCACCAGACATTGGGCTGCCGGGGCGTAAGCCGCGCCGATTTCCGCTACGACGGCGACAAGATCTACATCCTGGAGGTCAATACCCAGCCCGGCATGACGCCCACCTCGCTGGTACCGGAGCAGGCCCGCCACGTGGGAATCGCGTTCCCCGAATTGGTGAGCTGGATGGTCGAGCGGGCGGAGTGCGACGCATGA
- a CDS encoding FtsQ-type POTRA domain-containing protein: MISVDPTLAHPIAIETPPRPSRAWRWLKRLTATAALGALGAGTWWLWQAGLLPRLQADAKREISAFAADIGFRVKDVLVVGRQETSPQALLAAVGIGYDNPILDFDAKAAKHRVEALPWVQSATVERVLPDTVVVRVQERQPLAIWQHKGAFHLIDRTGAAIAGAGVERFPHLLQVVGEDAPEQVVGLVRLLQGEPEIAGRVKAAVRVGNRRWNLRLDNGMDVRLPEQETETAWKRLADLQRTHRVLEREVQVLDLRLPDRLIVRRPGDPPPPPPGPGKAQET; encoded by the coding sequence ATGATTTCCGTCGACCCCACCCTCGCCCACCCCATCGCCATCGAGACCCCGCCCCGGCCGTCGCGCGCTTGGCGCTGGCTGAAGCGCTTGACCGCCACCGCCGCCCTGGGTGCCCTGGGTGCCGGAACCTGGTGGCTCTGGCAAGCCGGCCTGCTGCCCCGCCTGCAGGCCGACGCCAAGCGGGAAATCTCCGCCTTCGCCGCCGACATCGGATTCCGGGTCAAGGACGTCCTGGTGGTCGGCCGCCAGGAGACCAGCCCCCAGGCCCTGCTGGCTGCGGTCGGCATCGGCTACGACAACCCCATCCTGGACTTCGACGCCAAGGCCGCCAAGCACCGCGTCGAGGCTCTGCCATGGGTGCAGTCCGCGACCGTCGAACGAGTTCTGCCCGACACCGTCGTCGTCCGCGTCCAGGAACGCCAGCCGCTCGCCATCTGGCAGCACAAGGGCGCCTTCCATCTCATCGACCGGACGGGCGCGGCGATCGCCGGAGCCGGAGTCGAGCGGTTCCCACATCTGTTGCAAGTGGTGGGCGAGGACGCGCCGGAACAGGTGGTCGGGCTGGTTCGCCTGCTACAGGGAGAGCCCGAGATCGCCGGCCGGGTCAAGGCCGCCGTCCGCGTGGGCAACCGCCGCTGGAACCTGCGGCTCGACAACGGCATGGACGTCCGCCTGCCCGAGCAGGAGACGGAGACCGCCTGGAAGCGCCTGGCCGACCTGCAGCGCACCCATCGTGTCCTCGAACGCGAGGTCCAGGTGCTCGACCTGCGCCTGCCCGACCGTCTGATCGTCCGTCGCCCGGGCGACCCGCCACCGCCACCGCCGGGTCCCGGCAAGGCCCAGGAAACCTGA